In the genome of Lacerta agilis isolate rLacAgi1 chromosome 2, rLacAgi1.pri, whole genome shotgun sequence, one region contains:
- the DUSP1 gene encoding dual specificity protein phosphatase 1: MVNMQVCALDCETLRELLQDRCVQCLVLDCRSFFSFNSSHIGGSCNVRLSTIVRRRAKGAMGLEHILPNEEARAQLQKGLYHAVVLLDERSADLEAPKRDSTLLLALNTLCREARDTRVCFLRGGYDAFSSACPELCTKPSAPKGLTLPLSTNNVPGSADSNCSSCGTPLYDQGGPVEILPFLYLGSAYHASRKDMLDALGITALINVSANCPNHFEGHYQYKSIPVEDNHKADISCWFNEAIDFIDSVKNDGGRVFVHCQAGISRSATICLAYLMRTNRVKLDEAFEFVKQRRSIISPNFSFMGQLLQFESQVLAPNCSAEAGSPAMSALDRGTSTTTVFNFPVSIPVHSSSSALSYLQSPITTSPSC; the protein is encoded by the exons ATGGTCAACATGCAAGTGTGCGCCCTGGACTGCGAGACGCTCCGCGAGCTCCTCCAGGACCGCTGCGTGCAGTGCCTGGTGCTGGACTGccgctccttcttctccttcaactCCTCGCACATCGGCGGCTCCTGCAACGTCCGCCTGAGCACCATCGTCCGGCGGAGGGCCAAGGGGGCCATGGGCCTCGAGCACATCCTGCCCAACGAGGAGGCGCGCGCCCAGCTGCAGAAGGGGCTCTACCACGCCGTCGTGCTCCTCGATGAGCGCAGTGCCGACCTGGAGGCCCCCAAGAGGGACAGCACCCTCCTGCTGGCCCTCAACACCCTCTGCAGGGAAGCCAGGGACACCCGCGTCTGCTTCCTCAGGG GAGGATATGATGCCTTCTCATCCGCCTGCCCTGAGTTGTGCACCAAACCATCTGCTCCCAAGGGCCTGACTTTGCCGCTCAGCACAAACAATGTGCCTGGCAGCGCCGATTCAAACTGCAGCTCCTGTGGGACTCCTCTCTATGATCAG GGTGGTCCAGTGGAGATCCTACCTTTCCTGTATCTAGGCAGCGCCTATCATGCTTCCAGGAAAGATATGTTGGATGCTTTGGGTATCACAGCCTTGATCAATGTTTCTGCCAATTGCCCAAACCATTTTGAGGGACACTATCAGTACAAAAGCATCCCCGTGGAGGACAACCACAAAGCTGACATCAGCTGCTGGTTTAATGAAGCAATTGACTTCATAG ACTCTGTTAAAAACGATGGTGGGCGAGTATTTGTTCACTGTCAGGCTGGCATCTCCCGCTCAGCGACCATCTGCCTTGCTTACCTTATGAGGACCAACCGAGTCAAACTGGATGAAGCTTTTGAGTTTGTGAAGCAGAGGAGAAGCATCATCTCCCCCAACTTCAGTTTCATGGGGCAACTGCTGCAATTTGAGTCCCAGGTCCTTGCTCCAAATTGCTCGGCAGAGGCTGGGAGCCCGGCAATGTCTGCACTGGACAGAGGAACATCCACTACAACAGTCTTTAACTTCCCCGTCTCCATCCCTGTCCACTCTTCTTCCAGTGCACTAAGCTACCTTCAGAGCCCCATCACCACCTCTCCGAGCTGCTGA